From the genome of Halobacteriovorax marinus SJ:
CCTTTATTATCGCCTCTGATACAATCGTTACTTATGAAGATAAGATCTATGGAAAGCCAAAAGATGTAAGTGATGCTAAACGAATGCTCTTAGAGTTAGAGGGAAAGAAGCATAGTGTTGTCACTGGTGTTTACTTGAGTTACATAGATGATAGTGGAGAAGTTCATGAGAGAATTTTTTCGGCCACAAGTCAGGTGACTTTTGAAAAAATTGATCGCGATATATTAGATATCTATCTTGAGAGTGGAGAGTCACTTGATAAGGCCGGTGCCTATGGAATTCAAGGGCGTAGCCTATGCTTTATCTCAAAAGTTGAAGGCTCATACTCCAATGTTGTTGGCTTTCCAATTTCAGATTTCTTGAGAGAGTTTAAAGACTTCTTAGGTCATGCTAACTCAACTAATGGAGAGTGGAGAGAGCTCTTTGAGCACTAGTGAAGTTTCTAATCTAGAGGAGTTATTTCAATCCTGTAAAGTGCAGGCCTATAAGATTGAGTGTTCAGATTCTTATCTATCTTTTGAATTAAATATCTGGGCGAAGCCTGGAGCGAAAGTTGAAAAGAGTATTGTAGGTGATGAAGGGGAGATCATTATCTACATCAAAGAGAGGCCAATTGATGGACAAGCGAATAAGGCCTTTATTAAGTATCTGGCAGCACAGCTCTCCATTACAAAATCCTCTGTCTCACTTAGTAGAGGATCTAAATCGCGCTTTAAGAGATTTTCTTTTCAATTCACTTTTACAGATCGTAAAGACTTCGATTACTATTTTAAAAAGATAAACTTATTTTTGAATAATGATTAAAATATTAGTACTACT
Proteins encoded in this window:
- a CDS encoding DUF167 domain-containing protein, with product MSTSEVSNLEELFQSCKVQAYKIECSDSYLSFELNIWAKPGAKVEKSIVGDEGEIIIYIKERPIDGQANKAFIKYLAAQLSITKSSVSLSRGSKSRFKRFSFQFTFTDRKDFDYYFKKINLFLNND
- a CDS encoding Maf family protein; the encoded protein is MKLNKKMKLILASSSPRRKELLGWLNIPFEIVGSGVEEITEKTIPTEVATDLAALKGRDILGVLRKRGEENPFIIASDTIVTYEDKIYGKPKDVSDAKRMLLELEGKKHSVVTGVYLSYIDDSGEVHERIFSATSQVTFEKIDRDILDIYLESGESLDKAGAYGIQGRSLCFISKVEGSYSNVVGFPISDFLREFKDFLGHANSTNGEWRELFEH